From Peptoanaerobacter stomatis, one genomic window encodes:
- a CDS encoding TrmH family RNA methyltransferase has translation MKMIQSNDNKYIKLVKSLQNKKYREKYNLFFDEGVKNIELSLKSDYMIKFVMIREDFVNDKLLEALRDKVGDENIFFVKTAVFDIISDTVNSQGIMAIYEKKEFFKPLNSKYILILDRLQDPGNIGTILRTAEAKGINDIYYIKGTADFFSPKVVRATMGSIYFMNMFMLDDVQMIKDLGYKLYSSSLKNAVNCVNAFTDDKIALIIGNEANGISDELLSVSDKKIKISMQGNAQSLNVSVATAMLIYEMTRK, from the coding sequence ATGAAAATGATACAATCAAATGACAACAAGTATATAAAACTTGTAAAATCTTTACAAAATAAAAAATATAGAGAAAAATATAATCTTTTTTTTGATGAAGGAGTAAAAAATATCGAGCTTTCTTTGAAATCTGATTATATGATAAAATTTGTAATGATTAGAGAAGATTTTGTAAATGATAAATTGCTTGAAGCTTTAAGAGATAAAGTTGGAGATGAAAATATATTTTTTGTAAAAACTGCTGTATTCGATATTATATCGGATACAGTAAACTCTCAAGGCATAATGGCAATATATGAAAAAAAGGAGTTTTTCAAGCCTTTAAACAGTAAATACATACTTATATTGGACAGATTACAAGATCCGGGAAATATAGGAACAATATTGAGAACTGCAGAAGCGAAAGGTATAAATGACATATATTATATTAAGGGTACAGCGGATTTTTTTTCACCAAAGGTTGTGAGGGCTACGATGGGCAGCATATATTTTATGAATATGTTTATGCTTGATGATGTTCAAATGATTAAGGATTTAGGATATAAACTGTACTCAAGCTCTCTGAAAAATGCCGTTAATTGTGTAAATGCCTTTACAGATGATAAAATAGCACTTATAATAGGTAACGAGGCAAACGGAATAAGCGATGAGCTGTTGTCAGTTTCTGACAAAAAGATAAAAATATCAATGCAAGGTAATGCGCAGTCTCTCAATGTATCAGTTGCAACAGCAATGTTGATATATGAGATGACCAGAAAATAA
- the pheS gene encoding phenylalanine--tRNA ligase subunit alpha, which produces MKEQLQKIKEEFIKEMQKSRDKLSLENIRLKYLGKKGELTAILKQMGKLSSEERPLMGKLANEVREEIEKRLEEFAKALKQIELEEKLKSEFIDVTMPVKPRFTGSLHPLSTVTSQMEDTFMSMGFSVVEGPEVDTIENNFDALNAPKYHPSRDMTDTFYLNNDLLLRTQTSTVQIRTMKTQKPPIRMISPGRCFRCDTPDATHSPMFHQLEGLVIDKGITFANLKYTLEEFVRRFFGDDITVKFRPHNFPFTEPSAEVDVLCFKCKGHGCPTCKGEGFIEILGAGMVHPNVLRNCNIDPEIYSGFAFGMGIDRITMMKYEIEDIRYMYENDMRFLKQF; this is translated from the coding sequence TTGAAAGAGCAGTTGCAAAAAATAAAGGAAGAATTCATCAAAGAAATGCAAAAATCAAGAGATAAATTATCCCTTGAAAATATAAGGCTTAAATATCTTGGAAAAAAAGGTGAATTAACGGCAATCCTTAAACAAATGGGTAAGTTGTCAAGCGAAGAAAGACCTCTTATGGGAAAACTTGCAAACGAAGTAAGAGAAGAAATTGAAAAGAGATTGGAAGAATTTGCAAAAGCTTTAAAGCAAATAGAACTTGAAGAAAAATTAAAATCAGAGTTCATAGATGTAACAATGCCGGTTAAACCAAGATTTACAGGTTCTCTTCATCCACTGTCTACAGTAACTTCTCAAATGGAAGACACATTTATGTCAATGGGATTTTCAGTAGTGGAAGGACCTGAAGTGGATACAATAGAAAATAATTTTGATGCACTTAATGCGCCTAAATACCATCCGTCAAGAGATATGACAGATACATTTTATCTGAACAATGATTTATTGCTTAGAACACAGACATCTACAGTGCAAATAAGAACTATGAAAACTCAAAAACCGCCTATAAGAATGATTTCTCCTGGAAGATGTTTCAGATGTGATACTCCTGATGCGACGCATTCTCCTATGTTTCATCAGCTTGAAGGTTTGGTTATAGATAAAGGAATTACATTTGCAAATTTAAAATATACATTGGAAGAGTTTGTAAGAAGATTTTTCGGTGATGATATAACAGTAAAATTTAGACCGCATAACTTTCCTTTCACAGAACCGAGTGCGGAAGTGGATGTACTTTGCTTTAAATGTAAAGGTCATGGTTGTCCTACTTGCAAAGGTGAAGGATTTATAGAGATACTTGGAGCAGGTATGGTGCATCCGAATGTACTTAGAAATTGCAACATAGACCCTGAAATATACAGCGGTTTTGCATTCGGTATGGGAATAGATAGAATAACTATGATGAAATATGAAATAGAAGATATAAGATATATGTATGAAAATGATATGAGATTTTTGAAACAATTTTAG